One segment of Struthio camelus isolate bStrCam1 chromosome 25, bStrCam1.hap1, whole genome shotgun sequence DNA contains the following:
- the LOC104152430 gene encoding keratin, type I cytoskeletal 13-like produces MSCNIKETITVSSKGRSSGGSCIIGGGGGARISSYGIGSGRGFSGRSYCGGVNYGGGLSVGSLAGGSYGGGSCYGNGLGFGLGGGVVVGGLGGDCLLSSCDEKVTMQNLNDRLASYLDKVKCLEKENAELECRIREWYATQGLSCEPRDYSCYYKEIEDLQNQIVCATIDNNKIILDIDNSRMAADDFRVKYETELALRQSVEADINGLRQVLDQLTLCRSDLEAQLESLREELCCLKKNHEEEMNCLRKQSTGDVSVEVNACPGPDLRQILEDLRCQYETLIARNRKEVEDWYECKIEEVNREVITSGQEVETCNNQVTELRRQLQALEIDLQAQLSQRNNLESSLAETECQYNTLLGELQNQITCVEQQLAEIRTEIECQNQEYKTLLDVKCRLEQEIQTYRCLLEGGQQDLIHGGGIGVGTGVGGGVIRTSHTYTTTSSSHCQPQVPPCKTGDIQVTCRRICD; encoded by the exons ATGAGTTGCAACATTAAGGAGACGATTACTGTGTCTAGCAAAGGCAGGAGCAGTGGTGGCAGCTGTATCattggtggtggtggaggagcaCGGATTTCTTCCTATGGGATAGGCAGTGGTAGAGGTTTTTCTGGAAGGAGTTACTGCGGTGGAGTGAATTATGGAGGGGGACTGAGTGTTGGTAGCTTAGCTGGTGGGAGCTATGGCGGTGGCAGCTGCTATGGTAATGGCCTTGGTTTTGGCCTTGGAGGCGGTGTGGTTGTTGGTGGTCTTGGTGGCGACTGTTTGCTTTCATCCTGCGATGAGAAGGTGACCATGCAAAATCTCAATGACCGCCTGGCTTCCTACTTGGACAAGGTGAAGTGCttggagaaagaaaatgctgaactGGAATGCAGAATCAGAGAGTGGTACGCTACACAGGGCCTCTCCTGTGAGCCCCGGGACTACAGCTGCTATTACAAAGAAATTGAAGATCTTCAAAACCAG ATTGTCTGCGCAACCATTGATAATAATAAGATCATTCTGGACATTGATAACAGCAGGATGGCTGCCGACGACTTCCGTGTGAA GTATGAGACGGAGCTGGCCCTTCGCCAGAGTGTGGAGGCTGATATTAACGGCTTGCGCCAAGTCCTGGATCAGCTGACTCTCTGCAGGTCTGACCTGGAGGCACAGCTGGAGTCCTTGCGTGAGGAGCTGTGCTGCCTGAAGAAGAACCACGAGGAG GAAATGAATTGCCTGAGAAAACAATCAACTGGAGATGTTAGCGTGGAGGTGAATGCCTGTCCCGGACCAGATCTCAGGCAAATCTTGGAGGATTTGAGATGCCAGTATGAAACACTGATAGCGCGCAACCGCAAGGAAGTTGAGGATTGGTATGAGTGCAAG ATTGAGGAGGTGAATCGGGAGGTTATTACAAGTGGCCAGGAGGTAGAGACGTGCAACAACCAAGTCACCGAACTGAGACGCCAATTGCAAGCCCTGGAAATTGATCTTCAGGCTCAGCTCAGCCAG AGAAATAATCTGGAATCCTCTCTGGCTGAGACCGAATGTCAATATAACACCCTCCTTGGCGAGCTACAGAACCAGATCACATGCGTGGAGCAGCAATTGgcagaaataagaacagaaatagAGTGCCAGAACCAAGAATACAAGACTCTATTGGATGTCAAATGCCGTTTGGAGCAGGAGATTCAGACCTACCGCTGCTTGTTGGAAGGAGGACAGCAGGAccttat TCATGGAGGAGGAATCGGAGTAGGAACTGGTGTAGGAGGAGGAGTCATTAGGACAAGCCACACCTATACTACAACTTCATCCTCCCATTGCCAGCCCCAAGTCCCGCCCTGCAAGACTGGAGATATACAAG TGACCTGCAGGAGGATTTGTGATTAA